The genomic window GTTCCCCTCACTGGTAAATCTTGCCTTGAGACTATCGGGCGAATAATAAAAACCGGCGTGCAGCACGCCGCTGTTTCTCCCGCTTGCATGACAGGCGACCGCAGCCTCTTTCTCCAGTAAAGTAATGGTTAAACCCGGATACCTGCCCGCCATCTCTCTTGCAAGAGAAACACCAATAATTCCACCGCCAACAATCAATACATCAGTTGCAATCATTTCCTTCTCTTCAAAATGGCTATTTTCGGGGAGATTTTTTCAGATTGACCCCGTACGGTATTTGCTGTACTATAACAAAGCCTGAAGTGCGGCGCAAGGTCATAGATGCTGAATAATAAAGGACAAAAGGCCATGATGCATACCCTGTCACAAACCGAAAAAATCAGATAGCCGCTCTTATTTCCCGTGTCCCGAATTATTTTATCCCTGATGAGGCGTACCGATGAATGTTGAAAAAAAACTGCTGACTAATTGCAAATCGGGTTTAAACGACTTTTTTATCTTCACCGAAACCATAGAAAAGTTTCCCGGCGGTATTGAACCATGATCCTTGTGTTATCGGGCACCGAAGAAGGCAAAGAGATCGTCAGGAGACTCCATAATGAAGGGCTGAGCCTTTTGACAACCGTTGCAACGGAATATGGCAGAAAGATCTTTGAACAGGTGGGACTGGAAACCTTGTGTTTGCAGGGCCGTTTGGATGCACAGGGGTTTTCACGGCTCATCAAGGAAAAGGGCATAGATACCGTGGTGGATGCCACGCACCCCTATGCGATTGAGGTATCCCAGAATGCAATGGACGCCTGTAAAAAAACCGGCGTTCGTTACCTGCGTTTCGAACGGGAGGGGATACCGATTCCGACCCACCCACTTATCCACAACGTAAAGACTATGACAGAGGCTGTAGACAAGTCCAGGACTCTTGGCAAAACAATATTTCTAACAACGGGCATATCGAGCGTGGCGAGATTTATCATCCTGAAGGATGAAAAGGAATTGTATGTGCGCATCCTGCCCGTGCCAGAGCACATTTCCTTATGTCTGGATATGGGGATTCCCGCCACTCACGTTATCGCCATGCATGGCCCGTTCTCAGAGGATTTAAACCGGGCAATGTTCAAACAGTGTCAAATCAATACGATGGTGACCAAAGACAGTGGCGATGTGGGAGGCGTGCTTGAAAAGGTCAATGCCGCGCTCAACGAGGAGATAGACACAATCATTATCGAGAGACCCAGACTAGATTTTCCCCAAAAATATTCGTCGATAGATGAGTTAGTAAATGCGGTTAAAATTAATTAGGCCTTCGGCGACTTTTTGATGTAGAGCGACGAGGCTCGTCGATCTACAACCATTGTTTTGAAATTCCTAAGCGTTAAATTTGGTTGGGTTTTAAAAGACGAAGACCCAACGACTTTTCGATACATAGCAAATGCCATGATAAACAACCCTCTCGCCCCCTTTATTAAGGGGAATATCCACCCCCTACCCCCCGCCAGCGGGGGACAGGGAAGTCCCCCTTACCAAAGGGGGATTCAGGGGGTTGTCTGGTATGCTATGATACAAGATTGAAATTCCTTAACATTAAATTTGGCCTTCGGCGACTTTCTATTATACGGTTAAACCCACCCCTGAATCCCCTCCCAGGAGGGGACTTCTTTCGTCCTCTCTTGCAAGGGGTTGGGGGTGTGTAAGGCAGGAGCAGAAAGATGGAGATTCCTATACATCAATGTAGAGCGACGAGCCTCGTCGCCCTACAACTCTAAAAAGAGGGGCCGGGGTGTGTTTCCTCTTTCCGGGGGGAAATTACCTGTTTGAAATTCCCAACCGGAACGAATCGGAAAAGCGAGTCAACCCTGACAGGGTTATGTCTATTCACATTTTTTTAAATACTATACATCAAAGTGTAGGGGCGAAGTATTTGTCATAAATTGACATAAATGCGTTTGTATCCATACCGGCAAGCGCT from Candidatus Brocadia sp. includes these protein-coding regions:
- the cobK gene encoding precorrin-6A reductase, which encodes MILVLSGTEEGKEIVRRLHNEGLSLLTTVATEYGRKIFEQVGLETLCLQGRLDAQGFSRLIKEKGIDTVVDATHPYAIEVSQNAMDACKKTGVRYLRFEREGIPIPTHPLIHNVKTMTEAVDKSRTLGKTIFLTTGISSVARFIILKDEKELYVRILPVPEHISLCLDMGIPATHVIAMHGPFSEDLNRAMFKQCQINTMVTKDSGDVGGVLEKVNAALNEEIDTIIIERPRLDFPQKYSSIDELVNAVKIN